In Bacillus sp. (in: firmicutes), one genomic interval encodes:
- a CDS encoding MerR family transcriptional regulator has translation MKIGELSLKTGVSIRSIRYYEEKKLIYPKRLENGYRIYSEKDVERVKAV, from the coding sequence ATAAAAATTGGCGAACTGTCATTAAAAACCGGGGTCAGCATCCGATCAATTCGATATTATGAAGAGAAAAAATTAATTTATCCAAAGCGATTAGAAAATGGATATCGTATATATAGCGAAAAAGATGTGGAGCGTGTAAAAGCAGTTTAA